One Maribacter dokdonensis DSW-8 genomic region harbors:
- the rpsL gene encoding 30S ribosomal protein S12, whose amino-acid sequence MPTISQLVRIGRETITKKSKSAALDSCPQRRGVCTRVYTTTPKKPNSAMRKVARVRLTNGKEVNAYIPGEGHNLQEHSIVLVRGGRVKDLPGVRYHIVRGALDTAGVAGRTQRRSKYGAKRPKK is encoded by the coding sequence ATGCCAACAATATCACAATTAGTACGAATAGGAAGAGAGACGATTACTAAGAAGAGTAAATCGGCTGCTTTGGATTCGTGTCCTCAGAGAAGAGGTGTTTGTACGCGTGTTTATACTACCACGCCAAAGAAACCAAATTCAGCTATGAGAAAAGTAGCAAGGGTTAGGTTGACCAATGGTAAGGAAGTAAATGCTTACATACCTGGTGAGGGTCACAATTTGCAAGAGCACTCGATAGTATTAGTAAGAGGCGGAAGAGTTAAGGATTTACCAGGAGTTAGGTATCATATTGTACGTGGTGCATTGGACACAGCAGGTGTGGCCGGTAGAACACAACGTAGATCTAAATATGGTGCAAAACGCCCTAAGAAGTAA
- the rpsG gene encoding 30S ribosomal protein S7 — protein sequence MRKRQAKKRPLLPDPRFNDQLVTRFVNMMMWDGKKSVAFGVFYDAIDIVDAKKTDEEKTALELWKDALSNVMPHVEVRSRRVGGATFQIPMQIRPDRKISTAMKWLISYARKRNEKGMAQKLAGEILAAAKEEGAAVKKRVDTHKMAEANKAFSHFRF from the coding sequence ATGAGAAAAAGACAGGCAAAGAAAAGACCACTTTTACCAGATCCAAGATTTAATGATCAGTTGGTGACGCGTTTCGTCAATATGATGATGTGGGATGGTAAGAAATCAGTTGCTTTTGGTGTTTTTTACGATGCAATAGATATCGTAGATGCTAAAAAGACCGATGAAGAAAAAACAGCTTTAGAGCTTTGGAAGGATGCATTAAGTAATGTTATGCCCCATGTTGAGGTGAGAAGTAGAAGAGTTGGTGGTGCAACATTTCAAATTCCAATGCAGATTAGACCGGACCGTAAGATATCAACTGCTATGAAATGGTTGATTAGTTATGCAAGAAAGCGTAATGAGAAAGGTATGGCGCAAAAGCTAGCTGGAGAAATTTTAGCGGCGGCAAAAGAAGAAGGTGCTGCTGTTAAGAAAAGAGTCGATACGCACAAGATGGCTGAGGCAAACAAAGCATTTTCGCACTTTAGATTCTAA
- a CDS encoding SusD/RagB family nutrient-binding outer membrane lipoprotein, whose amino-acid sequence MKKIIKYITVVFAAGVLFNSCETTDLDLRTSPNDLAADQADPNLLLNSIQLAYVANMYTINDIGSELTRIDYMLGRNYFNTYPGDTFDDIWERLYSSTDGNGAVYSSTVDLGIFPNVDNLQTIDAESDIDYSFHIAVGQTLKAHMLLLLVDYLGKATLSEAGNPVDFPAPMLDDGQDVYTGALALLSEAEALFAADPATQGGEDFFYGGDTENWIKLINTIRLKAAVTTGDTSTFNSIIAGGEYIADSADDFQWQYGTRELQPDTRHPDYQNDYTTSGANIYQNNWLMNNMMVRNDPRIRYYFYRQESATPGAAGEPANEELLACSLATPPAHYDGFIYCSVPNGYWGRSHGNNEGTPPDGFQRTAVGVYPAGGRFDDSSFDVVGLGLGGGGGGIEPIILASYVDFWQAEMASSAAEKATFLESAMTKSIAKVQSFGSLDSGADLSVAPSDDEVTTYIEDTVADYLAATGDDQMNILSEQYWIALYGGGVEAYNYYRRTGFPTTLAPNWELNPGAFPRSFLYPQTEVITNSNVSQKSDLSTQVFWDTNPAGPAFPSAN is encoded by the coding sequence ATGAAAAAAATAATTAAATATATAACCGTTGTTTTTGCAGCTGGAGTGTTATTCAACTCTTGTGAAACAACAGATCTAGATCTTAGGACTAGCCCTAATGATCTTGCTGCTGATCAAGCAGATCCTAACCTATTATTGAATTCAATTCAATTAGCGTATGTTGCTAACATGTATACAATAAATGATATTGGTTCTGAATTAACTAGAATTGATTACATGCTTGGTCGTAACTACTTTAATACATACCCTGGTGATACGTTTGATGACATCTGGGAACGTTTGTACAGTAGTACAGATGGTAATGGCGCTGTTTATAGCTCAACTGTAGATTTAGGTATATTCCCTAACGTTGACAACTTGCAAACTATAGATGCTGAAAGTGATATTGATTACTCTTTCCATATTGCCGTAGGTCAAACATTAAAAGCTCACATGCTTTTATTGTTAGTTGATTATCTTGGAAAAGCGACGTTGAGCGAAGCTGGCAATCCAGTTGATTTCCCTGCTCCTATGTTAGATGACGGTCAAGATGTTTATACTGGAGCGTTAGCCCTTTTAAGCGAAGCAGAAGCATTATTTGCAGCTGACCCAGCTACTCAAGGTGGAGAAGATTTCTTTTACGGTGGTGATACTGAAAATTGGATTAAATTAATTAACACCATTAGATTAAAAGCGGCTGTTACTACCGGTGACACAAGTACATTTAATTCTATAATTGCTGGAGGTGAATATATTGCTGATTCTGCAGATGATTTTCAATGGCAATATGGCACTAGAGAATTACAACCAGATACACGTCACCCAGATTATCAGAATGATTATACTACAAGTGGTGCAAACATTTACCAAAATAATTGGTTAATGAACAACATGATGGTACGAAACGATCCTAGAATCAGATATTATTTCTATCGTCAAGAAAGCGCTACTCCTGGTGCAGCGGGTGAACCAGCCAATGAAGAGCTATTAGCTTGTTCTTTAGCTACACCACCGGCACATTATGACGGTTTCATCTATTGTTCCGTACCTAACGGATACTGGGGTAGATCTCATGGTAACAATGAAGGTACTCCTCCAGATGGTTTCCAAAGAACGGCTGTAGGTGTTTACCCTGCAGGAGGTCGTTTTGACGATAGCAGCTTTGATGTTGTAGGTCTTGGCCTTGGTGGCGGAGGTGGCGGTATAGAGCCGATCATCTTAGCATCTTATGTTGATTTCTGGCAAGCTGAAATGGCTTCATCTGCAGCTGAAAAAGCAACTTTCTTAGAGTCTGCAATGACCAAGTCTATAGCTAAAGTTCAAAGTTTTGGATCATTGGATTCTGGTGCAGATTTATCTGTAGCCCCTTCTGATGATGAAGTAACTACTTACATTGAAGATACAGTTGCTGATTACCTAGCGGCAACAGGAGATGATCAAATGAATATTTTATCTGAACAATACTGGATAGCACTTTACGGTGGTGGTGTTGAAGCATATAACTATTATAGAAGAACTGGCTTCCCTACTACATTGGCTCCAAACTGGGAGTTAAATCCAGGTGCTTTCCCAAGATCATTTTTGTATCCTCAGACAGAGGTTATTACAAACTCAAATGTATCGCAGAAATCAGATTTATCAACTCAAGTATTTTGGGATACAAATCCAGCCGGACCAGCATTCCCATCTGCTAACTAA
- a CDS encoding SusC/RagA family TonB-linked outer membrane protein — translation MRTKLNGLLTLLLALVVHISFAQQKTVSGTVTDQGGLPLPGVNIVVEGTTTGTQTDFDGNYSIMASQGETLLFTYIGQKAVRKSVGAGSTVNVQMEEDAQALEEVVVTAQGIKREKKALGFAVSSVDEEDLESRAEGDVARVLSGKASGVQITSAGGMSGSATNVVVRGLSSFSGSNQALFVVDGVPFSSDTNAQDTNGGGSNFLTGNTGSSRFLDLDPNNIAKIEVLKGLAAATLYGSQGKNGVILITTKAGSSVGGKKKTEITVNQSYFVNEFASLPDYQDEYGNGFDQAFGWFFSNWGPSFEESGLSGWGRQSAIDENGTLEHPYSSTAVAATREAFPELQGTRYDWKPYDSVEDYFKPGSVSSTSVNINGASEDGNTTFNANFGYLDDESFVPGNGLTRANISLGGRSKLSNKFTVSGAMNYSRTDYSSPPIAASEGNGTTGLSIFGNIYFTPRSVDLLGLPYQNPIDGSSVYYRNGNDIINPRWTENNVKYSQLTTRVFWNASVQYDINDNLNMTYRAGLDYYNERNEQYSNKGGVAFTSAIFGFLNTYDNNNTIWDHYLALNGNYDLSEKLGLSFNAGATTRSTTFDQQGVASTGQIVFDIQRHFNYSNQSPIQYSEKRNIAGLLGQVTLDYDNMLFLTASTRTDWVSNLTTENNSQTYPSASASFLPTAAWPGIKSEKGLNFLKLRAGLGQSATFPTAYPTVSVVEQNTQVYGEGGEVTTNQVAAFKANPDLKPELLSEFEVGFESKFFNNRVSLDFTYFDRTTKDLIVREPLSPSTGFTFTQSNVGKIEGDGIEIDLGVDWVRSDNFNWNTRANFTKNKFIVTEQEQDIIIYAGSSTLSVGGNAAIKGEQLGVIVGDAIARDADGNFLIDDGGDYVTTEVDANGNVPIIGNPNPDYIMNIINSLSYKNWNLGFQFSHTKGGDIVSNTIGTLLGRGLITETLDRENTYILPGVSQSTGEVNNKQINNSTYYFNNILFGPTELKVYDASVVRLQELSLGYTFPAKALERTPFGSLTITAQGFNLWYDAYNTPDGANFDPNIQGAGVGNSQGFDFINGPSSRRYGVSIKATF, via the coding sequence ATGAGAACAAAACTAAATGGATTGTTAACGCTACTATTGGCGTTAGTTGTGCATATTTCTTTTGCACAGCAAAAAACAGTATCCGGTACGGTTACTGATCAGGGAGGGCTTCCTTTGCCCGGGGTTAACATTGTAGTTGAAGGCACCACAACAGGTACTCAAACAGATTTCGATGGTAACTATTCCATTATGGCCTCACAAGGCGAAACATTATTATTTACTTACATTGGTCAGAAAGCCGTTAGAAAATCGGTTGGTGCTGGCAGTACAGTAAATGTGCAAATGGAAGAAGATGCACAAGCGCTGGAAGAAGTAGTTGTAACCGCTCAAGGTATTAAGCGTGAGAAGAAAGCTTTAGGTTTCGCAGTATCATCTGTAGACGAAGAAGATTTGGAATCACGTGCTGAAGGTGATGTTGCCCGTGTATTATCAGGTAAAGCATCTGGTGTACAGATTACTTCCGCTGGTGGTATGTCTGGTTCTGCAACGAATGTTGTTGTTAGGGGATTAAGCTCCTTTAGTGGAAGTAACCAGGCCCTTTTTGTTGTTGATGGTGTACCATTTAGTAGTGATACTAATGCACAAGACACAAATGGTGGTGGTTCTAACTTCTTAACCGGTAACACTGGTTCTTCAAGATTTTTAGATTTAGACCCAAACAACATTGCAAAAATTGAGGTATTAAAAGGTCTTGCGGCAGCAACACTTTATGGTTCACAAGGTAAAAATGGTGTTATTTTGATTACCACTAAGGCAGGTTCTTCTGTAGGTGGTAAAAAGAAAACTGAAATCACAGTAAACCAATCTTACTTTGTTAATGAGTTTGCTTCTTTACCTGACTATCAAGATGAATATGGTAATGGTTTTGATCAAGCATTTGGATGGTTCTTCAGTAACTGGGGGCCAAGTTTTGAAGAAAGCGGCCTTTCAGGTTGGGGAAGACAATCTGCGATTGACGAAAATGGTACTTTAGAGCACCCTTATAGTAGTACTGCAGTTGCTGCTACTCGTGAAGCTTTTCCTGAATTACAAGGAACAAGATATGACTGGAAACCTTACGATTCTGTAGAAGATTACTTCAAACCAGGTTCTGTAAGCTCTACTTCTGTAAACATTAACGGTGCATCAGAAGATGGAAATACAACCTTTAATGCAAACTTTGGTTACTTAGATGATGAATCTTTTGTACCTGGAAACGGTTTAACAAGAGCTAACATTTCTTTAGGTGGTAGATCTAAATTATCGAATAAATTCACAGTTTCAGGAGCTATGAACTACTCTAGAACAGATTACAGTTCACCTCCAATTGCAGCGAGTGAAGGTAATGGTACTACAGGTCTTTCAATTTTTGGAAACATTTACTTCACACCTCGTAGTGTTGATTTATTAGGATTACCTTACCAAAACCCAATTGATGGTTCTAGTGTATACTATAGAAATGGTAACGATATCATTAACCCACGTTGGACTGAAAATAACGTAAAATACTCTCAGTTAACAACACGTGTTTTCTGGAATGCTTCTGTACAATATGACATCAATGATAACCTAAACATGACCTATAGAGCAGGTTTAGATTATTATAACGAAAGAAATGAACAATACTCTAATAAGGGTGGTGTTGCATTTACAAGTGCAATATTTGGTTTCTTGAATACCTATGATAACAATAATACGATTTGGGATCACTACTTAGCCCTTAACGGTAATTATGATTTATCTGAAAAATTAGGTTTGTCATTCAACGCAGGTGCTACAACAAGATCTACAACTTTTGATCAGCAGGGTGTTGCTAGTACAGGTCAAATTGTATTTGACATACAGAGACATTTTAACTACTCTAACCAATCCCCTATTCAATATTCTGAAAAAAGAAATATTGCTGGTTTATTAGGACAGGTTACTTTGGACTACGACAACATGTTATTCCTTACAGCATCTACTAGAACTGACTGGGTTTCTAACTTAACTACAGAAAACAACAGTCAAACATATCCAAGTGCTAGTGCATCTTTCTTGCCTACTGCTGCTTGGCCTGGTATTAAATCTGAAAAAGGTCTTAACTTCTTGAAATTAAGAGCTGGTTTAGGACAGTCTGCGACTTTCCCAACTGCTTATCCAACGGTAAGTGTTGTTGAGCAAAATACGCAAGTATATGGTGAAGGCGGTGAAGTTACAACCAACCAAGTTGCAGCTTTTAAAGCTAATCCAGACTTAAAACCTGAGCTATTATCAGAATTTGAAGTAGGATTTGAATCTAAATTCTTTAACAATAGAGTTTCTTTAGATTTCACATATTTTGACAGAACTACAAAAGACTTGATCGTAAGAGAGCCTCTTTCTCCTTCAACCGGTTTTACTTTCACGCAAAGTAACGTTGGTAAAATAGAAGGTGATGGTATTGAAATAGATTTAGGTGTTGACTGGGTAAGAAGTGACAACTTCAACTGGAACACAAGAGCTAACTTCACTAAAAACAAATTTATAGTAACTGAGCAAGAGCAAGACATTATTATCTATGCTGGTAGTTCAACTTTATCAGTTGGTGGTAACGCCGCAATTAAAGGTGAGCAGTTAGGTGTTATTGTAGGTGATGCAATTGCAAGAGATGCGGATGGCAACTTCTTAATTGATGATGGTGGTGATTACGTAACTACAGAGGTAGATGCTAATGGTAATGTTCCAATTATTGGTAATCCTAACCCAGACTATATTATGAACATCATAAACTCTCTTTCTTACAAGAATTGGAATTTAGGTTTTCAATTTAGTCATACTAAAGGTGGTGACATAGTTTCTAACACTATTGGTACATTATTAGGTAGAGGTTTAATTACTGAAACTTTAGATAGAGAGAACACTTATATTTTACCTGGTGTATCTCAGAGCACTGGAGAAGTAAACAATAAGCAGATCAATAACTCTACTTACTACTTCAACAACATCTTATTCGGACCTACAGAATTAAAAGTTTATGATGCTTCTGTAGTACGTTTACAAGAACTTTCTTTAGGATACACTTTCCCTGCAAAAGCATTAGAAAGAACTCCTTTCGGTTCATTGACAATCACTGCCCAAGGATTTAACCTTTGGTATGATGCTTACAACACACCAGATGGAGCTAACTTCGATCCAAACATTCAAGGTGCTGGTGTTGGTAACTCTCAAGGTTTTGACTTTATCAACGGTCCAAGTTCTAGAAGATATGGAGTTAGTATTAAAGCAACCTTTTAA
- the rlmB gene encoding 23S rRNA (guanosine(2251)-2'-O)-methyltransferase RlmB encodes MQKTTQIYGLRAIIEAVNSNEEIDKVFLQKGLKGDLMKELEGLLRRNEINMVYVPVEKLNRLTKNNHQGAVANISPISFHTLEDLVEKASEKEGPALFLLLDQLSDVRNFGAIIRTAECTGVDGIIVQKKGAAPVTADTIKTSAGAAYKVPIAKVDHLKDAVFYLQASGIKVVSATEKTDDSVYDVPFKDSIAIVMGAEDRGITPSILKASDYRAKLPLLGEIESLNVSVACAVFLYEAVRQRL; translated from the coding sequence ATGCAAAAAACCACTCAAATTTATGGCTTAAGAGCCATCATAGAAGCCGTTAACTCCAATGAGGAAATAGATAAGGTATTTCTACAAAAAGGTCTTAAAGGAGATCTTATGAAAGAATTGGAAGGTTTATTGCGACGTAATGAAATCAATATGGTATACGTACCTGTTGAAAAATTAAATAGACTTACCAAAAACAATCACCAAGGTGCCGTTGCCAATATCTCCCCTATTTCATTTCATACCCTTGAAGATTTAGTAGAAAAAGCAAGCGAAAAAGAAGGGCCTGCCCTATTTCTATTGTTAGACCAACTTTCTGATGTTCGCAATTTTGGTGCTATTATTAGAACAGCGGAATGTACCGGTGTTGATGGTATTATCGTTCAAAAGAAAGGTGCTGCTCCTGTTACGGCAGATACTATAAAGACCAGTGCCGGGGCTGCCTATAAAGTTCCCATTGCAAAGGTTGACCACTTAAAAGATGCTGTGTTTTATTTACAAGCATCGGGAATAAAAGTTGTATCGGCTACAGAAAAAACAGATGACTCCGTATATGATGTACCCTTCAAAGATTCTATTGCCATAGTAATGGGAGCGGAAGACCGTGGTATTACACCATCAATTTTAAAAGCTTCAGATTACAGAGCCAAACTTCCCTTATTAGGGGAAATTGAATCACTAAATGTATCCGTGGCATGTGCAGTATTTTTATATGAAGCTGTTCGCCAGCGTCTATAA
- a CDS encoding rhomboid family intramembrane serine protease, with translation MSEMAHFKFSNNVVAVPLLAMIMIWAVYWVELSLGVNFNELGVMPRTLTGLRGIVFSPFIHGSLEHLYNNTIPLAILLSALMYFYRSVAWKVIFYGILLSGFMTWVIGRTSYHIGASGLIYVIASFIFFKGIFSSYFRLVALSLIVVFIYGSMLWYIFPVKEGMSWEGHLAGFITGLFLAKVVKAHIPKTTKFDWEKDDYNEDDDLFLQHFDENGNFRELPKDDAEVNEETLKINYIYKDNGDNKSSEV, from the coding sequence ATGTCAGAAATGGCACATTTTAAGTTTTCCAATAATGTTGTTGCCGTACCACTTTTGGCAATGATTATGATATGGGCGGTATACTGGGTAGAACTTTCCTTAGGTGTTAATTTTAATGAACTTGGGGTAATGCCAAGAACATTAACCGGTTTACGTGGCATAGTATTTAGTCCGTTCATTCACGGGTCTCTAGAACACTTGTACAACAATACTATACCCTTGGCAATATTGCTCTCGGCATTAATGTATTTTTATAGAAGTGTGGCTTGGAAAGTCATATTTTATGGAATTCTTTTATCTGGCTTTATGACCTGGGTCATAGGTAGAACATCTTATCATATTGGTGCAAGCGGACTAATTTATGTTATAGCCAGTTTTATATTCTTTAAAGGAATTTTTAGCTCATACTTTAGACTTGTAGCACTTTCTTTAATTGTAGTCTTTATTTATGGTAGTATGCTTTGGTATATATTCCCGGTTAAAGAAGGTATGTCATGGGAAGGGCATTTAGCCGGTTTTATAACCGGTTTGTTTTTAGCGAAAGTAGTTAAAGCACATATTCCTAAAACAACTAAGTTTGATTGGGAAAAAGATGATTACAATGAAGATGACGACCTTTTTTTACAACATTTTGATGAAAATGGAAATTTTAGGGAATTGCCAAAAGACGATGCTGAAGTCAATGAAGAAACATTGAAAATCAACTACATCTATAAAGATAACGGTGATAATAAAAGTAGTGAAGTATGA
- a CDS encoding VCBS repeat-containing protein, giving the protein MKFVLEFNRIKKMTKILILSLLPIMHSCSEQTSSNSKEIAVNKKETTKIFEKITSEHSAIDFSNNLIENVETYENVFNFDYFYNGAGVGVEDINNDGLLDIFFSGNQVDNKLYLNKGNFKFEDISSTAGININKKWCNGVTFVDINNDGWQDIYVSQGGPNNRSNRNNLLYINNQDLTFTESATEYGLNDPGISTQTAFFDFDNDGDLDCIVMNENELYGLDPISLLKTVNTTKESKYFNSSHFYKNVNGKYVDVTKEIGLENPIFGLGLCVSDINSDGYLDIYLSSDYYLPDAIYINNQKGKFTNQVNQLTQQISFYGMGLDIGDINNDNLQDIFVLDMASNDHFRAKTLMASMSTERFDFLTKTAGFQHQYMFNSLQLNQGKNHYSNISQLTGMASSDWSWSVLMSDYNNDGTKDVFITNGYRKYALDNDFQNKVYNAKIKYRGNIPINLKQQLYNEMPSESLSNLMYQNNGNLEFQEVSTEWGLNELTFSNGAAQADFDNDGDLDLVINNIDQEALVYKNNTVENQLGNFLKVTTSASTPESFAKVTISYAEKQQFNEIKRVRGYMSSQENAAHFGIGTTTVIDTVKVEWLSGKISYKYNIKANSFLTFSEDKAVVPNVKSSLAFNSFFSQKNATDFNLNYSHQETTYDDFEQEILLPYKQSNTGPFIAKADVNGDGKEDIYVGGGSRQTGTLFLQTENGFVKNPQQSFELDKEKEDAESVFFDFDNDDDLDLYVVSGGNEYGESSSYYADRLYINDGKGNFEKRDTPILQSFPKSGKSVTILDFDKDGDNDILVGNRIIPHNYPKFSASILYENDNGVLKNVTNTIAPELENFGLINSIITTDFNNDGWQDFIAVGEWTPIGIFENKNGKFQRLASENSVLNTKGWWFKIKETDINNDGNKDYIVGNVGRNIKFTASEEKPFKIFATDFDNNGINDVVLSKKYHETYVPVRGRECSSQQMPFIKEKFSTYNDFAHATMEDIYGEKLKDAYTSEATDFNSIILVNQGNNTFEKVTLPNESQLFPTLAILLFDLNNDGFEDCVLSGNIYETEVETPRLDAITGLALISNGKDGYTTTSIGKTGMYLRGNVKSMESLKFNEKTIVVAGLNNDKLRTFELTKN; this is encoded by the coding sequence ATGAAATTTGTATTAGAGTTCAATAGAATAAAGAAAATGACGAAAATTCTAATTTTGTCATTACTCCCAATAATGCACTCGTGCTCTGAACAAACAAGTAGCAACTCAAAAGAAATTGCTGTTAATAAAAAAGAAACAACAAAAATTTTTGAAAAAATTACCAGTGAACATAGTGCTATAGACTTTAGCAATAACTTAATTGAGAATGTTGAAACTTATGAAAACGTTTTTAATTTTGATTATTTCTACAATGGGGCTGGAGTAGGCGTGGAAGATATTAATAATGACGGTTTATTAGATATTTTCTTTTCCGGCAATCAAGTTGACAATAAATTATATCTAAATAAAGGGAATTTTAAGTTTGAAGACATCTCCTCTACCGCAGGTATCAACATTAATAAAAAATGGTGCAACGGTGTTACTTTCGTAGACATTAACAATGATGGGTGGCAAGATATATATGTATCACAGGGCGGCCCTAACAATAGAAGTAATAGAAACAACCTCTTATATATTAATAACCAAGACTTAACATTTACAGAAAGTGCCACAGAGTATGGTTTAAACGATCCTGGAATTTCTACACAAACTGCATTTTTCGATTTTGACAACGACGGTGACTTAGATTGCATAGTCATGAACGAAAATGAATTATATGGTTTAGACCCAATATCCTTATTAAAAACAGTAAATACCACCAAAGAATCTAAGTATTTCAATAGCAGCCATTTTTACAAAAATGTCAATGGCAAATATGTGGATGTCACAAAAGAAATAGGACTAGAAAACCCGATATTCGGTCTAGGTCTTTGTGTATCCGATATAAATTCCGATGGCTATTTAGACATTTACCTTTCAAGTGACTACTACCTGCCCGATGCTATATACATCAATAATCAAAAAGGCAAATTCACAAACCAAGTCAATCAATTAACACAACAAATTTCATTTTACGGTATGGGCTTGGACATTGGCGATATCAACAATGACAACTTACAAGATATATTTGTATTAGATATGGCTTCGAACGACCATTTTAGGGCTAAAACCCTTATGGCATCTATGAGTACAGAGAGATTCGACTTCTTAACAAAAACAGCCGGATTTCAACATCAATACATGTTTAACTCCTTACAGCTTAATCAAGGTAAAAACCATTATTCCAACATCTCACAATTAACCGGTATGGCGAGCTCTGATTGGAGCTGGTCTGTTTTAATGTCAGACTATAATAACGATGGCACAAAAGATGTATTCATTACCAACGGTTACCGCAAGTATGCATTAGATAATGATTTTCAGAACAAAGTATATAACGCCAAAATAAAATATAGAGGAAACATACCCATTAATTTAAAGCAACAACTTTACAATGAAATGCCTTCTGAAAGTCTTAGCAATTTAATGTATCAAAATAACGGAAACTTAGAATTTCAAGAAGTAAGTACTGAGTGGGGATTAAATGAACTTACCTTTAGCAATGGTGCCGCACAAGCTGATTTTGACAACGACGGTGATTTAGACCTAGTGATCAACAATATTGACCAAGAAGCGTTGGTATACAAAAATAACACGGTTGAAAACCAATTAGGCAATTTCTTGAAAGTTACCACTTCGGCTTCTACACCCGAATCTTTTGCCAAAGTAACCATTTCATATGCTGAAAAACAGCAGTTTAATGAGATAAAAAGAGTTAGAGGGTACATGTCCTCACAAGAAAACGCTGCCCATTTTGGTATTGGTACAACAACCGTCATTGACACAGTTAAGGTAGAATGGCTTAGTGGAAAAATATCATACAAATACAATATAAAAGCCAACTCATTTTTAACGTTCTCTGAAGATAAAGCAGTAGTACCAAACGTGAAATCTTCACTAGCGTTTAACTCATTTTTTTCTCAAAAAAACGCTACTGATTTTAACTTGAATTACAGTCACCAAGAAACAACATACGACGATTTTGAGCAAGAAATTCTACTACCCTACAAACAGTCTAACACTGGTCCATTTATAGCTAAAGCGGATGTCAATGGTGATGGTAAAGAAGATATTTATGTTGGTGGAGGCTCTAGGCAAACAGGTACCTTATTTTTACAAACTGAAAATGGTTTTGTCAAGAACCCACAGCAATCTTTTGAATTAGACAAGGAAAAAGAGGATGCCGAATCCGTATTTTTTGATTTTGATAATGATGACGATCTGGACCTATATGTAGTTAGTGGTGGTAACGAATATGGAGAAAGCTCCTCATATTATGCAGATAGACTATATATAAACGACGGAAAAGGAAATTTTGAAAAACGTGACACACCAATTTTACAATCTTTTCCAAAAAGTGGTAAATCTGTAACCATATTGGATTTTGATAAAGATGGCGATAACGATATTTTAGTAGGTAATAGAATCATACCACACAACTATCCAAAATTCAGTGCATCCATATTATATGAAAACGATAACGGTGTTTTAAAAAATGTTACAAATACTATTGCCCCGGAATTAGAGAATTTTGGACTGATCAATAGTATTATCACAACAGACTTCAACAATGACGGATGGCAGGATTTTATTGCCGTGGGGGAATGGACGCCAATTGGTATTTTTGAGAACAAAAATGGAAAATTTCAACGTCTAGCATCAGAAAACTCAGTGCTAAATACTAAAGGATGGTGGTTTAAAATAAAAGAAACCGATATTAACAATGACGGTAACAAAGATTATATAGTAGGTAATGTAGGTAGAAATATAAAGTTTACTGCCAGTGAAGAAAAACCATTTAAAATATTTGCAACCGATTTTGATAATAACGGAATAAACGACGTTGTGTTAAGTAAGAAATACCATGAAACTTATGTTCCTGTTAGAGGTAGAGAATGTTCATCTCAGCAAATGCCTTTTATCAAAGAAAAATTTTCAACCTATAATGATTTCGCACATGCAACTATGGAGGATATTTATGGAGAAAAACTTAAAGATGCGTACACAAGCGAAGCTACAGACTTTAACTCCATAATATTGGTGAACCAAGGAAATAATACTTTTGAAAAAGTTACCTTACCTAATGAATCTCAATTATTTCCCACTTTAGCAATTTTATTGTTTGACCTGAACAACGATGGTTTTGAAGATTGCGTACTATCTGGTAACATCTATGAAACAGAGGTTGAAACTCCAAGGCTTGATGCCATAACCGGTTTGGCATTAATTTCCAACGGAAAAGATGGATATACTACCACCTCCATAGGAAAAACAGGTATGTATCTTAGAGGAAATGTAAAAAGTATGGAATCATTAAAATTCAACGAAAAGACGATAGTTGTTGCAGGTTTAAACAACGATAAATTGAGAACTTTCGAATTAACAAAAAATTAA